The Thermotoga sp. Mc24 genome includes a window with the following:
- the ffh gene encoding signal recognition particle protein yields MFENLQEKLSRVFKNLSGRGKITEKNVKDAIREVKLSLLEADVNYKVVKEFVDHVLQKALGEEVLRSLTPDQQFIKIVRDELVRIMGEKNEPLRLVHRPSPIMMVGLQGSGKTTTCAKLAKLLKKEGRNPLLVAADLYRPAAVDQLVKLGNQIGVNVVHDYNKTPVEIVKKAVDVAESTGKDVLIVDTAGRLHIDEEMMKELEEIKKILNPDEILLVVDAMMGQDAVNTAKVFDERLDLTGFVVTKMDGDARGGVILSIKYVTGKPVKFIGMSEKLDGLEPFHPDRIANRILGMGDVLSLIEKVERELDQEKMKKSAEKFLKAEFTLEDFKEQLQEMKKLGPLSSILEMLPGAPKIDVEVSEKELKKIEAIINSMTIEERRNPDIINASRKRRIARGSGTTVQDVNKLLKSYEQMKTLMKRMKKGRFKIPFGF; encoded by the coding sequence ATGTTCGAGAATCTTCAGGAGAAGCTGTCCAGAGTTTTTAAGAATCTGTCTGGACGCGGAAAGATCACAGAAAAGAATGTAAAAGACGCGATCAGGGAAGTGAAACTTTCCCTGCTTGAAGCCGATGTCAACTACAAAGTTGTGAAAGAATTCGTGGACCACGTCCTCCAAAAAGCTCTTGGAGAGGAAGTTCTCAGAAGTCTCACACCAGACCAGCAGTTCATAAAGATAGTGAGAGACGAGCTGGTAAGAATCATGGGAGAAAAGAACGAACCACTGAGACTCGTTCACAGACCATCTCCCATAATGATGGTGGGACTCCAGGGAAGTGGAAAGACCACAACGTGTGCAAAACTCGCGAAACTTCTCAAAAAAGAGGGAAGAAATCCTTTGCTTGTAGCAGCGGATCTGTACCGCCCCGCAGCCGTTGATCAGCTTGTGAAACTTGGAAATCAGATTGGTGTAAATGTTGTTCACGATTACAACAAAACACCAGTTGAGATAGTAAAGAAAGCTGTGGACGTTGCTGAGAGTACAGGAAAAGATGTCCTGATAGTGGATACTGCTGGTCGACTTCACATAGACGAAGAAATGATGAAAGAGTTGGAAGAGATAAAGAAAATTCTGAATCCAGATGAAATCCTGCTCGTCGTTGACGCGATGATGGGACAGGATGCGGTTAATACCGCCAAGGTGTTCGATGAAAGACTCGACTTAACGGGATTCGTTGTAACGAAGATGGACGGAGATGCGAGAGGCGGTGTCATCCTTTCCATAAAATACGTGACGGGAAAACCAGTTAAATTCATCGGAATGAGTGAAAAACTCGATGGTCTTGAGCCGTTTCATCCAGACAGAATCGCAAACCGAATCCTGGGAATGGGAGATGTTCTTTCACTGATCGAGAAAGTGGAAAGAGAACTCGATCAGGAAAAGATGAAAAAGAGTGCGGAAAAGTTCCTGAAGGCGGAATTCACCCTGGAAGATTTCAAAGAACAACTTCAGGAAATGAAAAAACTCGGTCCTCTTTCTTCCATTCTTGAGATGCTCCCGGGTGCACCAAAGATCGATGTGGAAGTGAGTGAAAAAGAACTGAAAAAGATCGAAGCCATCATAAATTCGATGACTATAGAGGAAAGGAGAAATCCAGATATAATAAACGCCAGTAGAAAAAGAAGAATCGCACGCGGAAGTGGAACCACCGTCCAGGATGTGAACAAACTTCTCAAAAGTTATGAACAGATGAAAACTCTCATGAAGAGAATGAAAAAAGGCAGATTCAAAATACCATTTGGATTCTGA
- a CDS encoding acylphosphatase, whose product MKALKIRVEGIVQGVGFRYFTRRVAKSLGVNGYVMNMDDGSVFIHAEGDENVLRRFLSEIAKGPPAAVVTNVSVEETTPEGYEDFTIRYY is encoded by the coding sequence ATGAAGGCTCTGAAAATAAGAGTTGAGGGGATCGTTCAAGGAGTGGGTTTTCGATATTTCACAAGGAGAGTCGCGAAATCTCTTGGTGTGAATGGTTATGTGATGAACATGGATGATGGGTCTGTCTTCATACACGCCGAAGGTGATGAGAATGTCCTTCGGCGTTTTTTGAGTGAGATCGCGAAAGGTCCACCCGCGGCGGTTGTGACGAACGTGAGTGTGGAAGAAACAACGCCTGAGGGATACGAGGATTTCACGATCAGGTATTATTAA
- the tgt gene encoding tRNA guanosine(34) transglycosylase Tgt: MEFEVKKTFGKARRGTIKLHHGAVETPVFMPVGTNANVKLLTPRDLEEAGAEIILSNTFHLMLKPGVEIIKLHKGLHNFMGWKKPILTDSGGFQVFSLPKIRIDDEGVVFRSPIDGSKVFLNPEISMEVQIALGSDICMVFDHCPVPDADYEEVKEATERTYRWALRSKKVFKTENQALFGIVQGGIYPDLRRESALQITSIGFDGYAVGGLSVGEERSLTLEMTEVTVEFLPEDKPRYFMGGGSPELILELVERGVDMFDSVFPTRIARHGTALTWNGKLNLKASYNKRSLEPVDERCGCYTCRNFTRSYIHHLFDRGEVLGQILLTIHNINFMISLMKEVRHSIENGTFRELKGKVVEVYSSGGVSV; the protein is encoded by the coding sequence GTGGAGTTCGAAGTGAAAAAAACTTTCGGAAAAGCAAGACGGGGAACCATAAAGCTTCACCATGGAGCTGTTGAAACTCCTGTTTTCATGCCGGTTGGAACCAACGCGAACGTGAAGCTTCTCACTCCCAGAGATCTGGAAGAAGCGGGAGCGGAGATAATTCTTTCGAACACGTTTCACCTCATGTTGAAGCCCGGTGTGGAGATCATAAAGCTCCACAAAGGACTTCACAACTTCATGGGATGGAAAAAACCGATACTCACCGACAGCGGAGGGTTTCAAGTTTTCAGTCTTCCAAAGATCAGGATAGACGATGAAGGTGTGGTCTTCAGATCTCCTATTGACGGTTCGAAAGTTTTCCTGAATCCAGAGATATCCATGGAGGTTCAGATCGCTCTGGGATCGGATATCTGCATGGTTTTCGATCACTGTCCTGTACCCGATGCCGATTACGAAGAGGTGAAAGAGGCAACAGAGAGGACCTATCGGTGGGCTTTGAGATCTAAAAAGGTTTTCAAAACAGAGAATCAAGCACTCTTTGGAATCGTTCAGGGAGGGATCTACCCGGATCTGCGGAGAGAAAGCGCTCTTCAGATCACATCGATTGGATTCGATGGATACGCCGTAGGAGGATTGAGCGTAGGTGAAGAAAGATCCCTCACTCTTGAAATGACCGAAGTCACGGTGGAGTTTCTTCCAGAAGATAAGCCCCGTTATTTCATGGGAGGAGGGTCTCCAGAACTCATACTCGAGCTCGTTGAACGAGGAGTGGATATGTTCGACAGTGTTTTTCCAACCAGGATAGCAAGACACGGAACTGCTCTCACCTGGAATGGGAAACTCAACCTCAAGGCCTCTTACAACAAGCGATCCCTCGAACCGGTGGACGAAAGGTGCGGGTGTTATACCTGCAGGAATTTCACGCGGTCTTATATCCATCACCTCTTCGATCGAGGAGAGGTTCTTGGACAGATACTACTCACGATTCACAACATCAACTTCATGATCTCTCTGATGAAGGAAGTAAGGCATTCTATAGAGAACGGAACTTTCAGGGAACTAAAAGGCAAAGTGGTGGAAGTCTATTCTTCAGGGGGTGTGAGTGTATGA
- a CDS encoding mechanosensitive ion channel family protein has protein sequence MFTRLILTAVTVVVSYLVFKWLFKLIEKSVEKLGKELQMRNTIRFFLGLIISVIAVMVVLDIWNLSLAPLLAGVGIGGLVIGLALQEPLANFFSGLFLLVSRAVKEGEALEAGGVSGTVEVVNLNHTVIRTWDGRRVMIPNKAVWNDKIIHFWPSNVRRQEIVVGVPYSADLRKVVEIFQKALEDEETVEKDPAPAIVFSAFNSSSIDFIIRFWVNRDNFFEGVKRLAFRIKDYLEKEGIYIPFPQLDVHFDEEFIRMWKHEGSENKS, from the coding sequence TTGTTCACCAGACTGATCCTGACGGCGGTAACAGTTGTTGTTTCTTATCTGGTTTTCAAGTGGCTGTTCAAGCTCATCGAAAAGAGTGTGGAAAAGCTCGGAAAAGAGCTTCAGATGAGAAATACCATTAGATTCTTCCTTGGATTGATCATCTCTGTGATTGCGGTGATGGTGGTTCTCGACATATGGAATCTGAGCCTCGCGCCACTTCTTGCTGGGGTTGGTATCGGAGGTCTTGTCATAGGTCTCGCTCTTCAGGAACCGCTGGCCAATTTCTTCTCCGGTCTGTTCCTTCTCGTGTCTCGAGCTGTCAAGGAAGGAGAGGCTCTGGAAGCTGGTGGAGTCTCTGGAACCGTCGAAGTGGTGAATTTGAATCATACCGTGATCAGGACCTGGGATGGTCGAAGGGTGATGATACCAAACAAGGCTGTCTGGAACGACAAGATAATACACTTCTGGCCTTCAAACGTTAGAAGACAGGAAATAGTGGTGGGAGTTCCTTACTCGGCTGATTTGAGGAAAGTGGTGGAGATCTTCCAGAAAGCGCTGGAAGACGAAGAAACCGTTGAAAAAGATCCGGCACCAGCTATTGTTTTCTCCGCGTTCAACAGTTCTTCCATAGACTTCATTATCAGATTCTGGGTCAACCGTGATAACTTCTTCGAAGGTGTGAAGAGATTGGCTTTCAGAATAAAGGATTATCTAGAAAAAGAGGGAATCTACATACCTTTCCCACAACTCGACGTGCATTTTGACGAAGAATTCATAAGGATGTGGAAGCATGAAGGCTCTGAAAATAAGAGTTGA